One part of the Deltaproteobacteria bacterium genome encodes these proteins:
- a CDS encoding diguanylate cyclase: protein MIRGPQLGRRIALCEGSQTLGRSSQCDIVVATDGVSRQHCTLHVERGTVRVRDCGSKNGTWVHGERVSHGVTSALANGAVLHTGDASFKLLTHGDAEAEYHEAVYRMLTEDALTQVKNRRFLMDVLEREVARENRGEGGLALLLVDVDEFKHINDEAGHVFGDYVLREVAALIARSTRRTDCLARFGGDEFAVVLTDSTKPGAEIFAERLRGQV, encoded by the coding sequence ATGATCCGGGGCCCCCAGCTCGGCCGGCGAATCGCGCTGTGCGAGGGATCGCAAACGCTCGGGCGCAGCTCGCAATGCGACATCGTCGTGGCCACGGACGGCGTCTCGCGCCAGCACTGCACGCTGCACGTCGAGCGCGGCACGGTGCGCGTGCGCGACTGCGGGTCGAAGAATGGGACTTGGGTGCACGGGGAGCGTGTCTCGCATGGCGTCACGTCGGCGCTCGCGAACGGCGCGGTGCTGCACACCGGAGACGCCAGCTTCAAGCTGCTCACCCACGGCGACGCGGAGGCCGAGTACCACGAGGCCGTTTACCGCATGCTCACGGAGGACGCGCTCACGCAGGTGAAGAACCGGCGCTTCCTGATGGACGTGCTCGAGCGCGAGGTGGCTCGCGAGAACCGTGGCGAGGGCGGGCTCGCCCTGCTGCTCGTCGACGTGGACGAGTTCAAACACATCAACGACGAGGCCGGCCACGTGTTCGGCGACTACGTGCTGCGCGAGGTCGCAGCGCTGATCGCGCGCTCGACGCGTCGCACCGACTGCCTCGCGCGCTTCGGCGGGGACGAGTTCGCCGTGGTGCTCACCGACAGCACGAAACCAGGTGCGGAGATCTTCGCGGAGCGGCTGCGCGGCCAGGTCTAG
- a CDS encoding copper-binding protein: MRITTLALALAGALLAACVGGAANEGDGTGVVRAIAPDGARVTLEHGDIPGLMQAMTMDFAVAQPAQLAGVEVGETVEFHLVYDGGAYTITELREVAP; the protein is encoded by the coding sequence ATGCGCATCACGACACTCGCGCTCGCCCTCGCGGGCGCGCTGCTCGCAGCGTGCGTGGGCGGCGCAGCGAACGAAGGCGACGGCACGGGCGTCGTGCGCGCGATCGCCCCGGATGGAGCGAGGGTCACGCTCGAGCACGGGGACATCCCCGGGCTGATGCAGGCCATGACCATGGACTTCGCCGTGGCGCAGCCGGCGCAGCTCGCGGGCGTCGAAGTGGGCGAGACTGTCGAGTTTCACCTCGTGTACGATGGCGGCGCCTACACGATCACGGAGCTACGCGAAGTCGCGCCCTGA
- a CDS encoding tryptophan 7-halogenase: MQLERNDYDVVIAGGGVGGMALAARLSERGYRCVLVEKKPPPEFRLGESLDWEAPVYLKRLGLPVDQWVPQGKATSKAGAVCTSSAQPGVEAELGFHPIFKALMTLVGRGAPTLHANRELIDIDLMENARKAGAEIILGKVSAVAAEGERVAGVRLEDGRVLRGKFYVDATGAAAMFRKKFGIGFDPIGPRKVVVRARFNHRYDGMGTRIRTDDTLGTAAWMWDINVSDDVTDIGIVVAESDFVKLRRHYKTLQEVLLHQVRKHDDLAWLVPLITPETPMWTCVFQCGTGQGSSGPNWIAVGEAFVVVDGILSSGFTTALRTGFLATDILERSLKANASELDPKWRRIFQGKVSAHIHTIDSLIDVLWYGHKLRDHYPLFINVVSILFFNFNLNHFHTRYCPRTIPELYALRGFHKLIDAFVRTYARALIGLANLTGKRNKHFKPDRYQQLAQQTPA; the protein is encoded by the coding sequence GTGCAGCTCGAACGCAACGACTACGACGTGGTGATCGCCGGCGGCGGCGTGGGCGGCATGGCGCTCGCCGCGCGGCTCTCGGAGCGCGGCTACCGCTGCGTGCTCGTGGAGAAGAAGCCGCCGCCGGAGTTCCGCCTGGGCGAGTCGCTCGATTGGGAAGCGCCCGTCTACTTGAAGCGCCTCGGGCTCCCCGTCGACCAGTGGGTGCCGCAAGGCAAGGCCACCTCGAAGGCGGGCGCGGTGTGCACCTCGTCGGCGCAGCCGGGCGTCGAGGCCGAGCTCGGCTTTCATCCCATCTTCAAGGCCCTGATGACGCTCGTGGGACGCGGCGCGCCCACGCTCCACGCGAACCGCGAGCTGATCGACATCGACTTGATGGAGAACGCGCGGAAGGCGGGCGCTGAGATCATTCTCGGCAAAGTCAGCGCAGTGGCGGCCGAGGGCGAGCGCGTCGCCGGCGTGAGGCTCGAGGACGGGCGCGTGCTGCGCGGCAAGTTCTACGTCGATGCGACCGGCGCCGCCGCGATGTTCCGCAAGAAGTTCGGCATCGGCTTCGACCCGATCGGCCCGCGCAAAGTGGTGGTGCGGGCGCGCTTCAATCACCGCTACGACGGCATGGGCACGCGCATCCGAACGGACGACACGCTCGGCACCGCGGCGTGGATGTGGGACATCAACGTCTCCGACGACGTGACCGACATCGGCATCGTCGTCGCCGAGAGCGACTTCGTGAAGCTGCGGCGCCACTACAAGACGCTGCAGGAAGTGCTGCTGCACCAGGTGCGCAAACACGACGATCTCGCGTGGCTCGTTCCCTTGATCACTCCCGAGACGCCGATGTGGACGTGCGTCTTCCAGTGCGGCACGGGGCAGGGCTCGAGCGGCCCGAACTGGATCGCGGTCGGCGAAGCCTTCGTCGTCGTCGACGGCATTCTGTCGAGCGGCTTCACCACCGCGCTGCGAACCGGCTTCCTCGCCACCGACATTCTCGAACGCAGCCTCAAGGCGAACGCGTCCGAGCTCGATCCGAAGTGGCGCCGCATCTTCCAAGGCAAAGTCAGCGCCCACATCCACACGATCGACTCGCTGATCGACGTGCTGTGGTACGGCCACAAGCTGCGCGATCACTACCCGCTCTTCATCAACGTCGTCTCGATCCTCTTCTTCAACTTCAACCTCAACCACTTCCACACCCGTTACTGCCCGCGCACCATCCCCGAGCTCTACGCCCTGCGCGGCTTCCACAAGCTGATCGACGCCTTCGTCCGCACCTACGCCCGCGCCCTGATCGGCCTCGCCAACCTCACGGGCAAACGCAACAAGCACTTCAAACCCGACCGCTACCAACAACTCGCCCAGCAAACTCCGGCCTAA
- a CDS encoding diguanylate cyclase → MRFELDGKTVPVTLSIGVAFWSPDIGTPPAFLNAADIALYAAKAAGRNRVAS, encoded by the coding sequence ATGCGCTTCGAGCTCGACGGCAAGACGGTCCCGGTGACGCTCTCGATCGGGGTGGCGTTCTGGTCGCCCGATATCGGGACGCCACCCGCGTTCCTCAATGCCGCCGACATCGCGCTCTACGCGGCGAAGGCGGCGGGACGCAATCGCGTCGCTTCCTGA
- a CDS encoding biotin/lipoyl-binding protein gives MRLRRKLASACFGCECDAAETFTLRFFLVLRSPPRTTARCAPRYASSTRLHGRSRLAARTQPAFRRQGPVATLRRRFASRRASSRPPVIQKLLIANRAEIACRIARTAKRLGVRVVAVYSEADANAAHVRAADEAYLLGPPPPAQSYLDVAKIVAIAQRAGCDAIHPGYGFLSENAEFAAAVEKAGLAFVGPPASAIAAMGSKAAAKARMARAGVPVLPGYHGDDQSLERLASEAEEMGFPLIVKPSGGGGGKGMQIVRAASELRAALESAQRMAARSFGDAHLLLERYLPAPRHVEVQVFADAHGRVVHLHDRDCSVQRRHQKLLEEAQAPGIPADVRARLHAAACTVASEIGYRGAGTVEFLYAEREFFFMEMNTRLQVEHPVTELVTGLDLVEWQLRVAAGEPLPLAQREIHVRGHAIEARVCAEDPAKGFVPSAGALRLAQWPANEAGIRVDAGFESGDVVPTHYDSLLGKVVGSGATRAEALAQLGRGLAGVRIAGIATNAAWLARAVAHAAFRAGEVTTAFVADHGAALADGPSAAEQAAFAGAALLASHAPRSERASPWDAADGFRVNLPARVSFHLKRGKDAFAVSAMPLSPREIAASCADARVDVAVSARDGELLRLSPFDARDAVDALVSHGRITVWRGAESATFVVDDPREVSTAGQHAAGSLATPLPGVVIRVAVKPGDRVKAGDTLVVVEAMKMEHAIRAPHDGVVKTVKYQAGERVPEGATLIELEADKTAA, from the coding sequence ATGCGCCTGCGCAGGAAACTCGCTTCGGCGTGTTTCGGATGTGAGTGCGATGCAGCGGAGACGTTCACACTTCGTTTCTTCCTTGTGCTTCGCTCGCCTCCGCGGACTACGGCTCGCTGCGCGCCGCGTTACGCATCGAGCACCCGCCTGCATGGGCGCTCGCGGCTTGCGGCACGCACCCAGCCCGCGTTTCGTCGCCAAGGTCCTGTCGCCACTTTGCGACGTCGCTTCGCTTCCAGGCGCGCAAGTTCGAGGCCGCCCGTGATTCAGAAGCTCCTCATCGCCAATCGCGCAGAGATCGCGTGCCGCATCGCCCGCACGGCGAAGCGCCTCGGCGTGCGGGTCGTTGCCGTGTACTCGGAGGCGGATGCGAACGCGGCGCACGTGCGCGCGGCGGACGAGGCGTACCTGTTAGGGCCGCCGCCGCCCGCGCAGAGCTATCTCGACGTCGCGAAGATCGTGGCGATCGCGCAGCGCGCGGGCTGCGACGCGATTCACCCCGGTTACGGCTTTCTCTCGGAGAACGCGGAGTTCGCGGCCGCGGTGGAGAAGGCGGGCCTCGCGTTCGTGGGGCCGCCGGCCAGCGCGATCGCGGCGATGGGCTCGAAGGCGGCGGCGAAGGCGCGCATGGCGAGAGCCGGCGTGCCCGTGCTGCCCGGGTATCACGGCGACGATCAATCGCTGGAGCGCCTCGCGAGCGAAGCGGAGGAGATGGGTTTCCCGCTGATCGTGAAACCGAGCGGCGGTGGCGGCGGGAAGGGCATGCAGATCGTGCGCGCAGCGAGCGAGCTGCGCGCCGCGCTCGAGAGCGCGCAGCGCATGGCGGCGCGCTCGTTCGGCGACGCGCACTTGTTGTTGGAGCGCTACCTGCCGGCGCCGCGGCACGTCGAGGTGCAGGTGTTCGCGGACGCGCATGGCCGCGTGGTCCATCTCCACGACCGCGACTGCTCCGTGCAGCGCCGCCACCAGAAGCTGCTGGAGGAGGCGCAGGCGCCCGGCATTCCCGCGGACGTGCGGGCGCGGCTGCACGCGGCGGCGTGCACCGTGGCGAGTGAGATCGGCTATCGCGGCGCCGGCACGGTCGAGTTCCTGTACGCGGAGCGCGAGTTCTTCTTCATGGAGATGAACACGCGGCTCCAAGTGGAGCACCCCGTGACCGAGCTCGTCACGGGCCTCGATCTCGTGGAGTGGCAGCTGCGCGTCGCGGCTGGCGAGCCGCTGCCGCTCGCGCAGCGTGAGATTCACGTGCGCGGCCACGCGATCGAGGCGCGCGTGTGCGCCGAGGATCCCGCGAAGGGCTTCGTGCCGAGCGCGGGTGCGCTGCGCCTCGCGCAGTGGCCCGCGAACGAGGCGGGCATTCGCGTGGACGCGGGCTTCGAGAGCGGCGACGTCGTGCCCACGCACTACGACTCGTTGTTGGGGAAGGTCGTTGGCTCTGGCGCGACGCGCGCCGAGGCGCTCGCGCAGCTCGGCCGCGGCCTTGCGGGCGTGCGCATCGCAGGCATCGCGACGAACGCCGCGTGGCTCGCGCGCGCGGTCGCGCACGCCGCGTTTCGCGCGGGCGAGGTGACGACCGCGTTCGTTGCCGATCACGGCGCCGCGCTTGCGGACGGCCCGAGCGCAGCGGAGCAGGCCGCCTTCGCGGGCGCCGCGCTGCTCGCTTCGCACGCGCCGCGCAGCGAGCGCGCCTCGCCCTGGGATGCGGCGGATGGCTTCCGCGTGAACCTGCCCGCGCGCGTGAGCTTCCACCTGAAGCGCGGCAAGGACGCGTTCGCCGTGAGCGCGATGCCGCTCTCGCCGCGCGAGATCGCCGCGAGCTGCGCGGATGCGCGCGTCGACGTTGCCGTGTCGGCGCGCGACGGCGAGCTGCTGCGGCTCTCTCCGTTCGATGCGCGCGATGCCGTCGACGCGCTCGTCTCGCATGGGCGCATCACGGTGTGGCGCGGCGCCGAGAGCGCGACGTTCGTGGTGGACGATCCGCGCGAGGTGAGCACGGCCGGCCAGCACGCCGCGGGCTCGCTCGCGACGCCGCTGCCGGGCGTCGTGATTCGCGTCGCGGTGAAGCCGGGCGATCGCGTGAAGGCGGGCGACACGCTCGTGGTGGTCGAGGCGATGAAGATGGAGCACGCGATCCGCGCGCCCCACGACGGCGTGGTGAAGACCGTGAAGTATCAGGCCGGTGAACGCGTGCCCGAGGGCGCGACCCTAATCGAGCTCGAAGCAGACAAGACCGCCGCCTGA
- a CDS encoding methyltransferase domain-containing protein, producing the protein MARPDHYVPALGFDALTRFYDPLIALSLRERKLKTRLIEQARIAAGHDVLDVGCGTGTLALLAKQLVPGARVTGLDGDPAVLAIARRKLARAGVDVTLVHGLANDSPVFEPASFDRVLTSLMLHHLTHDQRRSALAAMRRCLRPGGELHVLDFWPQDALPMKAISRVVGWFDGADRLADNWGGR; encoded by the coding sequence GTGGCTCGCCCCGATCACTACGTCCCCGCTCTCGGCTTCGACGCGCTCACCCGTTTCTACGATCCGCTCATCGCCCTCTCGTTGCGCGAGCGCAAGCTCAAGACGCGGCTGATCGAGCAGGCGCGCATCGCCGCGGGCCACGACGTGCTCGATGTCGGCTGCGGCACCGGCACGCTCGCGCTGCTCGCGAAGCAGCTCGTGCCGGGCGCGCGCGTCACGGGGCTCGACGGCGACCCGGCGGTGCTCGCGATCGCGCGGCGGAAGCTCGCGCGGGCGGGTGTCGACGTGACGCTCGTGCACGGCCTCGCGAACGATTCGCCGGTGTTCGAGCCGGCCAGCTTCGATCGCGTCCTCACGAGCCTGATGCTCCATCACCTCACGCACGACCAGCGGCGCAGCGCACTCGCAGCGATGCGGCGCTGCCTTCGCCCCGGCGGCGAGCTGCACGTGCTCGACTTCTGGCCCCAGGACGCGCTCCCGATGAAAGCGATCTCGCGCGTGGTCGGCTGGTTCGACGGCGCGGACCGCCTCGCCGACAACTGGGGCGGGCGCTGA
- a CDS encoding efflux RND transporter permease subunit: MVSAPNDGLIARLIGACARQPAVTIVLAAVAALIGVVSVARTPLDAIPDLSDVQVIVTTDWPGRSPDLVEDQLTYPISSALLSVPRARAVRGQSFFGASFVYVIFEDGTDLYWARTRVLERLSGIGAALPEGVRPLLGPDATGVGWVYSYALIDRSGSRDLAELRALQDFRVRYALASVPGVAEVASLGGVAKQIEVQLDPARLRAFGVMAEEVLAAVRAGSADAGAGSIEAAGHEILVRTRGYARTPEDFGQLAIRAGERGIPVRVADVARVVWTPAARRGIAELDGMGEVAGGIVVMRSGENARAVIQRVKERLAALRTSLPAGVEVVPTYDRSELIEGAVATLRRTLLEEMAIVSLVIFVFLWHARSALVPIVTIPIGVALAFVPMLAQGITANLMSLGGIAVAIGAMVDAAIIGVENVHRRLSAWERTGEVEPRATVITRALQEVGPSLFFALLVITVSFLPIFALEGEAGRLFKPLAFTKTYAMACAAILSVTLAPALAVLAIRGRIPHEEELPAQQRPAGAYARVVRFVVRRRATVIVGALLLMLATLPAFLALGREFMPPLDEGTLLYMPTGTPGMSATDAARVLQQMDRELKAFPEVASVFGKAGRAETATDPAPLEMFETVVQLKPRAQWREGMTTTQLMREMEEKLRYPGMPNLFWQPIQTRTEMLATGLRSEVGLKVFGPDAEAIERASVAIERALAAVPGTRSAVAERLTGGLYLDLAWKREALARHGLSIAAANEAAELAIGGMPAGQVLDGRARYAVSVRYARDFREDPAALARVLVATPRGAQIPLGELADVRFARGSAFVRSEGGELLGTITLGVAGQAVVDYVETAQRAIAGVQLPPGVRIEWAGKYQAWETTRDRLLLVVPFTLFLVALLLFWNTGSVVETGIVLLAVPFSLIGAVWLLWALDYHLSTAVWVGVIALLGLDAQTGVVMLLYLTLAHAERSARGEMRSEHDLEEAIVEGAARRLRPKLMTVAAMTAGLLPLLWSDGVGADVMKRVAAPMVGGLASSFALELLVYPALFAAWKRRAID; encoded by the coding sequence GTGGTGAGCGCGCCGAACGACGGTCTCATCGCGCGCCTGATCGGCGCGTGTGCGCGGCAGCCCGCAGTGACGATCGTGCTCGCGGCAGTCGCTGCGCTGATCGGCGTCGTCAGCGTGGCGCGCACGCCGCTCGACGCGATTCCGGACCTCTCGGACGTGCAGGTGATCGTCACGACGGACTGGCCGGGCCGCAGCCCCGACCTCGTCGAGGATCAGCTCACGTACCCGATCTCGAGCGCGCTCCTCTCGGTTCCGCGCGCGCGCGCGGTGCGCGGGCAGAGCTTCTTCGGCGCGTCGTTCGTGTACGTCATCTTCGAGGACGGCACCGATCTCTACTGGGCGCGCACGCGCGTGCTCGAGCGGCTTTCGGGCATCGGCGCGGCACTGCCCGAAGGCGTGCGCCCGTTGTTGGGGCCGGACGCGACCGGCGTGGGCTGGGTCTACTCCTACGCGCTGATCGACCGCAGCGGCAGCCGAGATCTCGCCGAGTTGCGCGCGCTGCAGGACTTCCGCGTGCGCTACGCGCTCGCGAGCGTGCCGGGCGTGGCCGAGGTCGCCTCGCTCGGCGGCGTGGCGAAGCAGATCGAGGTTCAGCTCGATCCTGCGCGGCTGCGCGCGTTCGGGGTGATGGCCGAAGAGGTGCTCGCCGCGGTGCGCGCGGGCAGCGCCGATGCGGGCGCCGGCAGCATCGAGGCCGCGGGGCATGAAATCCTCGTGCGGACGCGGGGTTACGCGCGCACTCCTGAAGATTTCGGGCAGCTCGCGATTCGCGCGGGCGAGCGCGGCATCCCGGTGCGCGTCGCCGACGTGGCGCGCGTGGTGTGGACGCCTGCGGCGCGCCGCGGCATCGCGGAGCTCGACGGCATGGGCGAGGTGGCGGGCGGCATCGTCGTGATGCGCAGCGGCGAGAACGCGCGCGCGGTGATTCAGCGCGTGAAGGAGCGACTCGCCGCGCTGCGCACGAGCTTGCCCGCGGGCGTCGAGGTCGTGCCGACCTACGACCGCTCGGAGCTGATCGAAGGCGCGGTGGCGACGCTGCGGCGCACGCTGCTCGAGGAGATGGCGATCGTCTCGCTCGTCATCTTCGTCTTCCTCTGGCATGCGCGCAGCGCGCTCGTCCCGATCGTCACGATCCCGATCGGCGTCGCGCTCGCCTTCGTGCCCATGCTCGCGCAAGGCATCACCGCGAACTTGATGTCGCTCGGCGGCATCGCCGTCGCGATCGGCGCGATGGTCGACGCAGCGATCATCGGCGTGGAGAACGTGCACCGCCGGCTCAGCGCGTGGGAGCGTACGGGCGAGGTCGAGCCGCGCGCGACCGTAATCACTCGCGCGCTCCAGGAAGTCGGCCCGAGCCTGTTCTTCGCGCTGCTCGTGATCACCGTGTCGTTCCTGCCGATCTTCGCGCTCGAGGGCGAAGCCGGGCGCTTGTTCAAGCCGCTCGCGTTCACGAAGACCTACGCGATGGCGTGCGCGGCGATCCTCTCGGTGACGCTCGCGCCCGCGCTGGCGGTGCTCGCGATCCGCGGGCGCATCCCGCACGAGGAGGAGCTGCCCGCGCAGCAGCGCCCCGCGGGCGCGTATGCGCGCGTGGTGCGCTTCGTCGTGCGCCGGCGCGCCACGGTGATCGTGGGTGCGCTGCTGCTCATGCTCGCGACGCTGCCCGCATTCCTCGCGCTCGGCCGCGAGTTCATGCCGCCGCTCGACGAGGGCACCCTGCTCTACATGCCCACCGGCACGCCCGGCATGTCTGCGACCGACGCCGCGCGCGTGCTTCAGCAGATGGACCGCGAGCTGAAGGCGTTCCCGGAAGTCGCGAGCGTGTTCGGCAAGGCCGGTCGCGCTGAGACGGCGACCGATCCCGCGCCGCTCGAGATGTTCGAGACGGTCGTTCAGCTGAAGCCCCGGGCGCAGTGGCGCGAGGGCATGACGACGACGCAGCTGATGCGCGAGATGGAGGAGAAGCTCCGCTACCCGGGCATGCCGAACCTGTTCTGGCAGCCGATCCAGACGCGCACGGAGATGCTCGCGACCGGCCTGCGCAGCGAGGTAGGGCTCAAGGTGTTCGGACCCGATGCGGAGGCGATCGAGCGCGCGAGCGTCGCCATCGAGCGCGCACTCGCCGCAGTGCCCGGCACCCGCAGCGCCGTCGCGGAGCGCCTCACCGGCGGCCTCTACCTCGATCTCGCGTGGAAGCGCGAGGCGCTCGCGCGCCACGGGCTCAGCATCGCCGCCGCGAACGAGGCCGCGGAGCTCGCGATCGGCGGCATGCCCGCGGGCCAAGTGCTCGATGGCCGCGCGCGCTACGCGGTCTCGGTGCGCTATGCGCGCGACTTCCGCGAAGACCCCGCGGCCCTCGCGCGCGTGCTCGTGGCGACTCCGCGCGGCGCGCAGATTCCGCTCGGCGAGCTTGCCGACGTGCGCTTCGCGCGCGGCTCGGCGTTCGTGCGCAGCGAGGGCGGCGAGCTGCTCGGCACGATCACGCTCGGCGTCGCGGGGCAGGCGGTCGTCGACTATGTCGAGACCGCACAGCGGGCGATTGCCGGCGTGCAGCTGCCGCCCGGCGTGCGCATCGAGTGGGCGGGCAAGTACCAAGCGTGGGAAACGACGCGCGACCGGCTGCTGCTCGTCGTGCCGTTCACGCTGTTCCTCGTCGCGCTGCTGCTCTTTTGGAACACGGGCTCGGTCGTCGAGACCGGAATCGTTCTGCTCGCGGTGCCGTTCTCGCTGATCGGCGCCGTGTGGTTGTTATGGGCGCTCGACTACCACCTCTCGACGGCGGTCTGGGTCGGCGTGATCGCGCTGCTCGGCCTCGATGCGCAGACCGGCGTCGTGATGCTGCTCTATCTCACCCTCGCGCATGCCGAGCGCAGCGCGCGCGGCGAGATGCGCAGCGAGCACGACCTCGAGGAAGCGATCGTCGAAGGGGCCGCGCGGCGCCTGCGGCCGAAGCTGATGACCGTCGCGGCGATGACCGCGGGCCTGTTGCCGTTGCTCTGGAGCGACGGCGTCGGCGCGGACGTGATGAAGCGCGTCGCTGCGCCGATGGTGGGCGGTCTCGCGAGCTCGTTCGCGCTCGAGCTGCTCGTCTATCCCGCGCTGTTCGCGGCGTGGAAGCGGCGCGCGATCGATTAG
- a CDS encoding CHRD domain-containing protein has translation MRHLALALLATLGLTSSAGAATVTYNLTFGPEAMGATGTGSGTAVYDDVARTLAINVTWSGLSANTSVAHLHCCTAAAGTGTAGIAGDPGSAFPGGVQSGTFSITFDLTNPATYGATFLANSGGTPAGAEAALKAGMDAGKAYFNIHTTAFPGGEIRAFTAVPEPVLAGLLGAAGLALLGCRRRA, from the coding sequence ATGCGCCACCTCGCACTCGCCCTGCTCGCGACGCTCGGCCTCACTTCATCCGCCGGAGCCGCGACGGTCACGTACAACCTGACGTTCGGCCCCGAAGCGATGGGTGCCACCGGAACGGGCAGCGGCACGGCCGTCTACGACGACGTCGCGCGCACGCTCGCGATCAACGTGACGTGGAGTGGCCTCTCGGCCAACACGAGCGTGGCCCACCTGCACTGCTGCACGGCAGCCGCCGGCACCGGAACCGCGGGAATTGCGGGCGATCCGGGCTCCGCCTTCCCGGGAGGGGTCCAATCAGGGACGTTCTCGATCACCTTCGACCTTACGAACCCTGCGACCTATGGCGCGACGTTCCTCGCCAACAGCGGCGGCACCCCTGCCGGCGCTGAAGCGGCCCTCAAGGCCGGCATGGACGCGGGCAAGGCCTACTTCAACATCCACACCACCGCCTTCCCTGGTGGGGAGATCCGCGCCTTCACGGCGGTGCCCGAGCCCGTGCTCGCGGGCCTGCTCGGCGCCGCGGGACTCGCGCTCTTGGGATGTCGCCGGCGCGCCTAG
- a CDS encoding cation:proton antiporter — protein sequence MNPSPVGASAEQLVLHLLLQLIVILVATRLVAMGARRLGQTDVSGEILAGLLLGPSLLGDIAPDALAWLFPPLTAPVFTGLSQLGLVLLMFQIGLEFEFGDVLRTQRRQVVTISVVGIAVPFALGYATADFFYARMPEIAKPDPFGFRLFFAVAMSITAIPILGRIFMELGLSHTRLAALTISAAAVDDVCGWLLLGVISLLVVGQFDASWIGLRLAGLVAYVAAVMFLARPLLKRFIAGSLAKHGGLGPNLITVILVALFISAAITSSLHVFAIIGGFVVGVALHDDRRFVAEWKRRLSPLVNVLLLPMFFTYTGLRTDVGSLGNAHEWLLCAGVIGIAFLGKLGGVFVGARAMGLGARDSLAIATCMNTRALMELVALNIGLDLGVLPPSMFTKLVVMAIVSTFIATPLIRRLTRGEARPVSVTGESVAA from the coding sequence ATGAATCCGAGCCCGGTGGGCGCATCGGCTGAACAGCTCGTGCTGCACCTCCTCCTGCAACTGATCGTGATTCTCGTGGCGACGCGCTTGGTCGCGATGGGCGCACGCCGACTCGGGCAAACCGACGTGTCGGGCGAAATCCTCGCCGGCCTCCTGCTCGGGCCGAGCCTGCTCGGCGACATCGCGCCGGACGCCCTGGCGTGGCTCTTCCCTCCGCTCACTGCGCCCGTCTTCACCGGCCTCTCGCAGCTCGGCCTCGTGCTGCTGATGTTCCAGATCGGGCTCGAGTTCGAGTTCGGTGACGTGCTGCGCACCCAGCGCAGACAGGTCGTCACGATCTCCGTGGTTGGAATCGCCGTGCCGTTCGCGCTCGGCTACGCGACGGCCGACTTCTTCTACGCGCGGATGCCCGAGATCGCGAAGCCCGACCCGTTCGGCTTCCGGCTGTTCTTCGCCGTCGCGATGTCGATCACCGCGATCCCGATCCTCGGCCGCATCTTCATGGAGCTCGGCCTCAGCCACACGCGCCTCGCCGCGCTCACGATCAGCGCAGCGGCCGTGGATGACGTGTGCGGCTGGCTGCTGCTCGGCGTGATCTCGCTGCTGGTCGTCGGGCAGTTCGACGCGAGCTGGATCGGGCTGCGTCTCGCCGGCCTCGTCGCGTACGTCGCGGCGGTGATGTTCTTGGCGCGCCCGCTGCTGAAACGCTTCATCGCGGGGAGCCTCGCCAAGCATGGCGGGCTCGGGCCGAACCTGATCACGGTCATCCTCGTCGCTCTGTTCATCTCCGCGGCGATCACGAGCTCACTGCACGTGTTCGCGATCATCGGCGGCTTCGTGGTCGGCGTGGCGCTGCACGACGACCGCCGCTTCGTGGCGGAGTGGAAGCGCCGCCTGTCGCCGCTCGTGAACGTGCTGCTGCTCCCGATGTTCTTCACGTACACCGGCCTGCGCACCGACGTGGGCTCGCTCGGGAACGCGCACGAGTGGCTCCTGTGCGCGGGGGTCATCGGCATCGCGTTCCTCGGCAAGCTCGGCGGCGTGTTCGTGGGCGCGCGCGCGATGGGGCTCGGGGCGCGGGATTCGCTCGCGATCGCGACGTGCATGAACACGCGCGCGCTGATGGAGTTGGTCGCCCTGAACATCGGGCTCGATCTCGGCGTGCTGCCGCCGTCGATGTTCACGAAGCTCGTGGTGATGGCGATCGTGAGCACGTTCATCGCGACGCCGCTGATCCGCCGGCTCACGCGCGGCGAGGCGCGGCCCGTGTCGGTGACTGGCGAGAGCGTCGCGGCCTGA